One window of Bacteroidota bacterium genomic DNA carries:
- a CDS encoding DUF4468 domain-containing protein: protein MKKQLFFLAVVLISTSLSAQITYDKETHSFVIDTVITKNGISKSELYERAKEWTFRTIWVSSNEMALNDAESNHIFSKGILKLDDIVKNNVLTGGVMHANRLVSFRMSQFFKEGKCRIIVENIIIQHDIISTNLNKTETYNLEKLFEFKKELQGKEKLKGVEKGRLENILVIINDAERAMSALVVQYAEALDKSIISEREDW from the coding sequence ATGAAAAAACAATTATTCTTTTTGGCAGTTGTATTAATTTCAACCAGCCTAAGTGCACAAATCACTTATGACAAAGAAACTCATTCCTTTGTGATTGATACGGTGATAACTAAAAATGGGATTTCCAAGAGTGAATTATACGAAAGAGCCAAAGAATGGACCTTTCGGACAATTTGGGTATCCAGTAATGAAATGGCGTTGAACGATGCAGAGTCGAATCATATTTTTTCTAAAGGAATTCTCAAATTAGACGATATAGTAAAAAACAATGTGTTAACTGGCGGAGTGATGCATGCAAATCGTTTGGTTAGCTTTCGCATGTCGCAGTTTTTTAAAGAAGGCAAATGCCGGATTATTGTGGAAAACATTATCATTCAGCATGATATAATTTCTACAAACCTAAACAAAACTGAAACATATAACCTTGAAAAACTTTTTGAATTCAAGAAAGAACTTCAGGGCAAAGAAAAGTTAAAAGGTGTGGAAAAAGGCAGACTTGAAAACATCCTAGTCATTATTAACGATGCTGAACGAGCAATGTCAGCCCTTGTTGTGCAATATGCTGAAGCGCTGGATAAATCAATTATTTCTGAAAGGGAAGATTGGTAG
- a CDS encoding TonB-dependent receptor, producing the protein MRDSLFFVLLLFFIAFSSIAQISDKQKTFITVIDSQTKETIPYATICFECKNEKVEKYCITNAAGTAENTTTGNDCIVAISYLGYKTLKVKINPNENRTFELEPDIFNLEQITVTGTRTEKHLKDAPVITQIITSHDIETRGLTNVTDVLKDDMPGIDFQQLGYGIDIKMQGLGANYILFLIDGERIAGETGGNIDYSRLNTANIERIEIVKGAASALYGSQAMGGVINIITKKTQKKLEVNIGSRFMQYNNFDFPNLQTTEDNFIYKQNLDRPNLSNTVSVGLNLNKVTSRTDFVIKSSDAYQLYDTDSLVKEYSNIDTIIFAKKNTIPTEVDGYEDYSISQKLIFKFNDKFSATLKGTYYNHNQYDFLRDNTYEKFIDLTYGGKFIYNFNSNTSLTGSYNSDTYDKYNQSEITNSSNKIYSHRFRNPRLIFNINSGKQTITKGLEFISETLITDKFTYDTFDEKSTETYIAFVQDDIKLTDKLNFIAGLRGDYHTTFGFHASPKLSIMYKINPFTIRANFANGFRAPSLKELYMNWDHLGMFQIQGSENLKPETNNYYSLSTEYTKNKFNGSITIYHNRFKDKIEGQWTANETMLQYINVHKSNVSGAEVALKYRLLRSLYISSGYSYLYDNNSADGVRLSTVSPHSANIRLEYKFKKGFYNTTINLSGKIYGSKNFDVSEEIIFSGEMVNAVYQVDYSPYSILKFTLSQNLFNGGNLIFGIDNLLDYKAEIITFNTSTSPGRRFFISLNISFDKLLDYRKTLNK; encoded by the coding sequence ATGAGAGATAGCTTGTTTTTTGTCTTACTTTTGTTTTTTATTGCATTTTCATCAATTGCACAAATTAGTGATAAGCAAAAAACATTTATAACTGTAATTGATAGCCAGACAAAGGAAACAATTCCTTATGCAACAATTTGTTTTGAATGCAAAAATGAGAAAGTAGAAAAATATTGCATTACAAATGCTGCCGGAACTGCAGAAAATACTACAACAGGAAATGATTGTATTGTCGCAATATCATATCTTGGATATAAAACCTTGAAAGTAAAAATAAATCCGAACGAAAATCGAACTTTCGAGTTAGAGCCTGATATTTTCAACCTTGAGCAAATTACCGTAACAGGCACACGAACGGAAAAACATTTAAAAGATGCTCCGGTAATTACTCAAATAATAACATCGCATGATATTGAAACACGAGGACTTACAAATGTTACAGATGTTCTGAAAGACGATATGCCTGGTATTGATTTTCAACAACTTGGTTATGGGATTGATATAAAAATGCAGGGACTTGGGGCAAATTATATTCTGTTTTTGATAGACGGTGAGCGTATTGCCGGCGAAACAGGCGGAAATATTGATTATTCACGTTTGAACACTGCAAATATTGAACGTATAGAAATTGTAAAAGGTGCAGCTTCAGCACTTTATGGTTCACAGGCGATGGGTGGAGTGATTAATATTATTACAAAAAAAACTCAAAAAAAACTCGAAGTGAATATAGGATCGCGATTTATGCAATACAATAATTTTGATTTTCCCAACTTGCAAACAACTGAAGATAACTTTATTTATAAGCAAAATCTCGACCGTCCGAATTTATCTAATACAGTTTCTGTTGGATTAAATTTAAATAAAGTAACATCCCGAACCGATTTTGTAATTAAAAGCTCCGATGCATACCAACTTTATGACACCGACAGTTTGGTGAAAGAATATTCTAATATTGATACTATAATTTTCGCTAAGAAAAATACTATTCCGACTGAAGTTGATGGTTATGAAGACTATTCAATAAGTCAAAAACTGATTTTTAAGTTTAATGATAAATTTTCGGCAACTCTTAAAGGAACTTATTATAATCATAATCAGTACGATTTTCTTAGAGATAATACCTATGAAAAATTCATTGATTTAACTTATGGAGGAAAATTCATATATAACTTCAATTCAAATACTTCGCTTACAGGTTCATATAATTCAGATACTTACGATAAATATAATCAGTCGGAAATTACAAACAGTAGCAATAAAATCTATTCACACAGATTTAGAAATCCACGCTTAATTTTTAATATAAATTCCGGAAAACAAACTATTACTAAAGGTCTGGAGTTTATATCTGAAACTTTAATAACTGATAAATTCACTTATGATACATTCGATGAAAAATCAACCGAGACTTATATTGCATTTGTCCAGGATGATATAAAACTAACAGACAAATTGAACTTTATAGCCGGTCTAAGAGGAGATTATCATACAACTTTTGGCTTTCATGCTTCGCCAAAACTATCGATAATGTATAAAATAAATCCTTTTACGATCAGGGCAAATTTCGCAAATGGCTTTCGTGCTCCCAGTTTAAAAGAATTGTATATGAATTGGGATCATTTAGGGATGTTTCAGATACAAGGAAGTGAAAATTTAAAACCGGAAACTAACAATTATTATTCGTTATCAACTGAATACACAAAGAATAAGTTTAATGGTTCAATTACGATTTATCATAATCGTTTTAAAGATAAGATAGAAGGTCAATGGACAGCAAATGAAACTATGTTGCAATATATTAATGTTCATAAATCAAATGTTTCCGGTGCCGAAGTAGCTTTAAAATACAGACTTTTAAGGAGCTTATACATTTCAAGCGGTTACAGTTATTTATACGACAATAATTCGGCAGATGGTGTAAGACTATCAACAGTAAGTCCGCATAGCGCCAATATTCGTCTTGAATATAAATTTAAAAAAGGCTTTTATAATACAACTATCAACTTGAGTGGAAAAATTTATGGCTCTAAAAATTTTGATGTATCTGAGGAAATAATTTTTAGCGGCGAAATGGTAAATGCTGTCTATCAGGTCGATTATTCCCCATATTCGATTTTGAAATTTACATTATCTCAAAATTTATTTAATGGTGGGAATTTAATTTTTGGTATAGATAATTTATTAGACTACAAAGCCGAAATTATAACTTTTAATACTTCTACAAGTCCTGGCAGACGATTTTTTATCAGTCTTAACATCAGTTTTGATAAATTACTGGATTACAGAAAAACTCTTAACAAATAG
- a CDS encoding thioredoxin domain-containing protein produces MNSSKPKYTNSLANESSPYLLQHAHNPVNWYPWGKEALEKAKSENKLIIISIGYAACHWCHVMEHESFENEEVANYMNQNFICIKVDREERPDIDQIYMNAVQLIAGRGGWPLNCIALPDGRPIYGGTYFKPKQWLDMLKQILDFANNQADKAEQQAKTLTNGIQTGEMISMSTEEADFSVRDLDDIFANWKINLDYTYGGHKRAPKFPLPVGYQFLQHYHYLTENADASKAVTLTLDKMAEGGIYDQIGGGFARYSVDKYWKAPHFEKMLYDNAQLVGLYSSVFKQTKDKNYKTIVRETLEFINRELKSADGGFYSSLDADSEGEEGMFYVWSFNELKQILGKDADLIIDYYNVKENGNWENSQNILFKSGNDKKLADRYKLTENELSSKITKTKKILLEERAKRIRPALDDKIITSWNALMQKAYVDAFEVFENSDYLDIALQNAEFIITKIKMPDNRLYRNYKNGKASINAFLDDYAFTIAAFISLYQATFDEKWLHEAKQLTDYANAHFYNKTSGMFYYTSDVDPELIARKMEISDNVIPASNSEMAKNLFLLGKYFYNDTYLNMSQKMLNNVKQNALDGGAYYANWDILMAWFVSPPYEVVIIGKEFETFRKEFNKYYLPNVFLSGGKTEGKLFMHKNKFIEGQTTIYVCQNKECKLPVTDFGKALKQIKK; encoded by the coding sequence ATGAATTCTTCAAAACCGAAATATACAAATTCGCTTGCAAACGAGAGTAGTCCTTATTTGTTGCAACATGCTCATAATCCTGTAAATTGGTATCCCTGGGGAAAGGAAGCCTTGGAAAAAGCTAAAAGTGAGAATAAACTAATTATCATCAGCATTGGTTATGCAGCTTGCCATTGGTGTCATGTAATGGAGCATGAAAGTTTTGAAAACGAGGAAGTTGCCAATTATATGAATCAAAATTTTATATGTATTAAAGTTGATAGAGAGGAAAGACCCGATATTGACCAGATTTATATGAATGCTGTTCAATTGATTGCAGGCAGAGGTGGCTGGCCTTTAAACTGTATTGCCTTGCCTGATGGACGGCCAATTTATGGTGGAACTTATTTCAAACCAAAACAATGGCTTGATATGCTTAAACAAATATTAGATTTTGCAAATAATCAAGCCGATAAAGCAGAGCAACAGGCAAAAACTCTGACAAATGGCATACAAACCGGCGAAATGATTTCTATGAGTACCGAAGAAGCCGATTTTTCAGTAAGAGACTTAGACGACATTTTTGCAAATTGGAAAATTAATTTGGATTACACTTATGGAGGGCATAAAAGAGCTCCAAAATTTCCATTGCCTGTTGGTTATCAGTTTTTGCAACACTATCATTATCTGACTGAAAATGCCGATGCTTCGAAAGCTGTAACATTAACATTAGACAAGATGGCCGAAGGCGGCATTTACGACCAAATTGGTGGAGGCTTCGCACGCTATTCTGTTGACAAATATTGGAAAGCTCCTCATTTCGAAAAAATGCTGTATGATAATGCACAACTTGTTGGTTTATATTCATCTGTTTTTAAGCAAACTAAAGATAAAAATTACAAAACTATTGTACGTGAAACTCTGGAATTCATCAATAGAGAACTTAAATCCGCTGATGGTGGTTTTTACTCTTCATTAGATGCTGATAGTGAGGGCGAAGAAGGAATGTTTTATGTTTGGTCATTCAATGAATTGAAACAGATATTAGGCAAGGATGCAGATTTAATAATTGATTATTACAATGTAAAAGAAAACGGAAATTGGGAAAATTCTCAAAATATTTTGTTTAAATCAGGAAATGATAAAAAGTTAGCCGATAGATATAAGCTTACTGAAAACGAGCTAAGCTCAAAGATTACGAAAACAAAAAAGATATTGTTGGAAGAAAGGGCAAAACGGATTCGGCCTGCATTAGACGATAAAATTATCACATCGTGGAATGCCCTTATGCAGAAAGCCTATGTCGATGCTTTTGAGGTATTTGAAAATTCGGATTATTTAGATATCGCATTGCAAAATGCCGAATTTATCATTACAAAAATCAAAATGCCGGACAATAGATTATATAGAAACTACAAAAATGGCAAGGCATCTATCAACGCATTTTTAGACGATTACGCATTTACTATAGCTGCATTTATTTCCTTGTATCAAGCCACTTTCGATGAAAAATGGCTACATGAAGCCAAGCAATTAACTGATTATGCGAATGCTCATTTTTATAACAAAACCAGCGGAATGTTTTATTACACTTCCGATGTAGATCCGGAATTGATAGCTCGCAAAATGGAAATTTCCGACAATGTAATACCTGCTTCAAATTCCGAAATGGCAAAGAATTTATTTCTGCTTGGGAAATATTTTTACAATGATACATACCTCAATATGTCGCAAAAAATGTTGAATAATGTAAAACAAAATGCACTAGATGGCGGTGCATATTATGCTAATTGGGATATTTTGATGGCTTGGTTTGTAAGTCCACCATATGAAGTTGTTATTATTGGAAAGGAATTTGAAACCTTTAGAAAAGAATTCAATAAATACTATTTGCCAAATGTTTTTTTGTCGGGAGGAAAAACTGAGGGAAAATTATTCATGCACAAAAACAAATTTATAGAAGGACAAACCACCATTTATGTGTGCCAGAACAAAGAATGCAAACTTCCTGTTACTGATTTTGGAAAAGCCTTAAAACAGATAAAAAAGTAA